The Coffea arabica cultivar ET-39 chromosome 6e, Coffea Arabica ET-39 HiFi, whole genome shotgun sequence genome contains the following window.
CCTTGGTGATGAAATGGCGGGCTTAATTTCCAAACAAGTAGAAACATCCATCCATTTCTTTTCAATCTAGAtttaggaaaaaagaaaaaaataaggaaagaaaattgattTCTGTTAGGGGTTTCAATGCCGTTGTAAACTCAAAATAAAGAGCGTGAAGTACACCAGTAAAGAATGGGCGTAGAATTGCtaaccaagaaagaaagaaagaaagaaagtcgATAAAAGAAGACCTTGTGTCGGCTAATAAAAGGAGCATCAGAAGCAATTGGGTCGGCTAAAAGTCTAGCAATGAGAAGGACAGAGTGAAGAAAATGTCGTCCCCAGTTGGCTACCGTCCACGACCGCCTCTCTCGGCCTCCCTTCCCTTGTCCCCCaaaattccccccccccccccacttCTTTTCCTATATATAACGAGTGGGAGTTCTACAGTCGACATCCTTTAGAATTCACTTCTCCAGCTAAAACTCTCTGTACAGAAATCGTATCGGATTTCGAGACGTTTTGTTTCCTCTgcaccaaaagaaaaaaggtgaCTGGTGTTCTGTATTGCTTGCTTGCTTGTGTTCGTTCTCTCTTGGATGATATGGATCTTCAGTTGGGACTTGCACTTTCCAGCATTCCTGATAAAGGGTTCGATTTAAATTTCTCTGAAATTGAGGCAAGCCCAGTAAAGAATGAGGAATGCAACATCAAGAAACGGAATTCTGTTGAAGCCTTTGAGGAGAAAAATGCTGATGATCACGTGCCTCAAACTTTGGCTTTGCTGGTATGGGATGAGCAGTCTAACCAGGGAGATGATGTGGATGAGCCTGAGATTAGTTCTGTCACGACTAACAAGTAATTCCTCTTGGCTCTGTGGGCGTCCTAATCTCGTGCACAAGGTTTTATTGTCAGTACAAAATTTTCTTGTGGGCATCAATGTTTATGTGCTGAATTAGATGTTGTTTTTGACAGTGCTGATCGTGGGTTTGTGGGGTGGCCTCCAATTAATTCGTGGAGGAAGAAGATTTGCCAGCAGAACCGCCCTGGTGGTTTTGTAAACTGTGTAACGGTGGAGAATGGTGGTGGTCACGCTGGAGGTGGTGTCAGGGGAAGAAACTCCATGTACGTGAAGGTGAAAATGGAAGGCGTGGGAATAGCTAGAAAGGTGGACTTGAATCTCTATCATTCTTATCAGACACTCCTTCAAACCTTGGTTGGCATGTTTGGTAAATGTAAGTAAGAATGTGCTACTGCAAACAAATCAGTACTGAAGATATTTTCTCGCTCTAATTAGTGAAATTTCTGataagattttcttgtttttgattgTTTGGAAACAGGTCAGCAAAGTGTGCAATCTTACCAGCTCATTTTTCAAGACAAGGAAGGTGATTGGCTACTAGCTGAAGATGTCAACTGGGGGTATTTAAATCCTATTCTTACACTAATTTATTGGCTATTTTTGGGGCACCAATCCTCTGTTCTTGCAGATTACAATATGGTTAAGCACAGATTCTGATGGCTATTTTGACTTTCTTGATTTTGCAGAAATTTCATTACTTCAGTGCAACGTCTGAAATTGCTGAGGAAAAGGGACTGAAATGAAATTAGGTGGAATAGGCATCTTTTGGTGGTTTACGACTCGTTGCCTAACAGTGACAGATCATCATCTGGCAAATGTTTTTGCTTCTTAGATGGAATGTGTAGAAGATATTTGGTTTTTAGATTCTTTAGATGTTCTTGTAGACATGTTGCTCTTATTATTTGGAACCTTTTGGAATAGGAATCTGGATTAACCAAACAAACATGAGAAGAAGAGTTGTAGCTAGGCAATAGAAATGCCAACCTCTCTCATTAATCAACATATTATCAATACCAAGTTGAGCAATCTTATGGTCAAATTACATTCCAGGCGACTTGCATTTGCAATTGCTACGTATAATTCCTCGATTCCAAAAACGAAGGGCATAACTGGATGTAGTAGCAGTCTCACTGGTCGGATCCGTAGAGCtgtaattgttttttttttttttctttgggcgGGGGAGCTGGGATTGGGGATACACAGCATCAAAAAGCATACATACACAAACCCAAAACAAAGAATATGAGATTAGCTAACACAAATTGTCTCAATTAGCAAGGATGGATTACTTTTTTACAAAAATAGTGTGTTTGAATCCTACTATAAATTGGTGCGCATGTAAGGACCGTATTGGTGAATGATCTGTAAGAATCTTGTGAAACTACTGTGCTGTGAGTGATCTATAAGAGATCGTGTTGTGAGTGATTTGTAAAAATTCTTTGTAAGTGATCTATAATTCTAGAAGCACGACCTGATTCGTGGTGTTGTGAGTGATTTGTAAAAATCATCTATAAGTGATTTATAGTTATAGAGGCATTTATAGTTATAGAGGCACGTCTTGATTCGTGATGGTGATTAGAGTCAAATTCATTCAAActttttctaccaaaaaaaaattatgtatatatatataattatgctcataaaaattacTTCAGATCTTTGGAAGGCAAATATTTGTTCGTCGaaatagataaaaaaaatgtCACGATTGAAATTTAAGAAGATTTGAGGAAGTAGGAATAGTTAAGAACATTaataagtgtgtttggattgtaagttatttgaaatatttttactgtagcactttttgtgatgtgatgtatgtgagataaaaaggtaattgggaagataaaaaggtgtattggaaattgtaatggtgatgtcagcaaatatatttggccaaataattggcTGTCCAAACACAAAAGAAGATACTTTTTTGTTCTTATTCAAGTAAAGATTTAGTTCATGAGAGAGTAGAAGGAATGGAATATATTGCATTGATAGTGAATATTTTGTGGCAAATATGGAAGTCCAGAAATCACATACAGTTCAATAGAGAAGGAAAATGCCCAGGTATAGTAGTGAGCAAGGCAATTCAAGAATGGCAGGTTATACAGAGTTATACAAACGGGGGAGGGAAATGGAAAAGAAGACGGAAGTAGAAATTTAGAGATTGAGGTCAAATGGACACCACCTACAAACGGCACGGCATCATTATGCTAAACGCTGATGTAGCTGTGGATCAGAAAAGAGGGAGAGTTGGTTAGGGAATCGTGGCAAGCAATAAGCACCGGGGTTGGAAATGAGAGTAAACGTCGCAAGGCAGAGATTGAAGAAGCAAATGCAATCAGAACTGCACTCATGAAGGCCAAAGAGGAAGGTTGGATGAGGATTATGATTCAATCAGACGATAAAAAAGTTGTGAATAAGATCAAGGTGTGTGGTACGTTTGATCCAGTAATAGGAACAAAAACCTAAGCGGAGTTTTAgtaaaggattaatctttcctttaTGAAGAGAGGGAAGGTAACTATACGTCCTctttggattgccattttctGTCAGAAAATTATGTCGTTTTGTATGATCACATTTTTCTATtatcttttttcctcacatacattaaatcgctataatatttttttatgaaaaatgacggaaaatgcaatcccgGCCGAATCATATGGCAAAAATTGCCTAAACTTGGATTCCTTTCCTCTACAGTTAACTCGACGTTTGGCCAGAAATGACGTAGGAGCACTTGCTCCGACTTTGTAAATATTCTTGTGATGAAATAGAATCTGTGATACCATTTGTGTGagcaaaaaaaacaaagaataaaAAGAGTAAAGATTTTAAACCTCACAAGGAGAGATGAGAACTAAAGAATGGATTAACAAGGATCTGACGAAAGAGGAGGGGTAAAAGTGTCATTGAAGCACAAACAAGCAACATGGATGTCGATGATTCCGAAATCTGAAACCACGTGTAACCAGCAAACTCAACTCACCTCACGTCAACTTCTGCCAACTGCGAAACCGCCGCGCCAATGCTACGTCAACAACATCAAGCACTGCTCCCGCTGTGGGAAAACTCCTCTACATCCACCCTACCCCAAATCCCCGTTACTTCCGCCAATGTTAATAAGCACTGCTTTCTGtcgtcctcctcctcctcctgtcGTCCTCCTCACTTTCACTCTCTTCATTCCTACCCTGCTCTCTGTTTTCAGTCCCAGAAGAGGAGCTATAAATCAGCTCCCAATTCCAAAACAAATTGAAAACCACAACTTCCCCAGCCATCCCAATCCCATTCTGCTTTGACTTTATGTACTTCTACTCGTACTCAACTTTGTTCTTTCTTGCCTTCCCCGGCCGgcccgccccccccccccccaccacaCACAAACACCCTCTCCCCATCCTTAAAAAGTTCCCCTTTTCACCTGCATCCAACACTGTCACCCCAGAAAGCTTTTAACTGCTAACTTTTTCAAACGAAGAAGCCCACTACAGCTATAGTTTCGGGAATTTCTTTTATTCGTGGAaaccaaagggaaaaaaaatcgtGCGCGCTCATGAGAGgtacttctctctctctttccgtTTTTGTGGTTATGTTGTGTATATTGTTTATAGTTTCAGGAATTTCTTTTATTCGTGGTTAtagttgttttagattttaCAGTTTAATTCGAATTATCGTCGTTGACTTTTTCCTTGTTACTATAAAGGGTTGAAAACATTACTACGTCTGTTTTCGGATTTAGCTTTCCCGTTTAATCAAAGATTGTGATTGACTTAAATGTCTTTATTAGGTTTGAACACCTTAATTGCGTGTTGAAATCAATGCTGATTAAGGACGAGGAGGAGGAAATTTTTGGGATTAAAGTTTCAACACTTCTACTCAATGACGACCTTTTGGTTTCCTATGTTATTCTTTTACTTGATTTTAGTATCTGATAGTGTTGATCGCTGCTAAGATGGATTAAATGAGTGGATAAATTAAGGCAATGCAATCTAGTAGTACTAATCACCGAGATATCCTAGGCTTATGGACAATGGTTTTTCCTTATTGATAGTCTAATTTACCTGATTGACggaagaaggagaaaaaggaaTGAAAACCCATTTTTTGTAATTTAACACTTCATTCAATACCCAGGAGTTTGTAAACATAAAAGTTGGAGAGCATTTCCACATTAATTACAACATGACATTCATTTTCTTTATACTAAGTGCaatttggaaattttctggtttttcaatatacatacatacatacatatatatatatacacacacacacacattgtcattatttttattttgctttaagAATTACGCCCAACAGATTTAATTGTCATCATTCTTTTCTTAAGTTTGAATGTATAGGTCATGTTTCCACAACTTTGACTAACGGGCTTGATTTTGTAACCTTGGAGCAAGAAATTCAATAAAATCTGATCTAGTCAGATCATTCTGGATGATGACTTGATTTTACATTCTTCTGGGTAAAGGAGCTTCTGAGATATGGTGAAGGACTTCATTCCCTTGTCGTGGCAAGTACTATTTTAAGCTTCTAGTGTGTTTGCTTAATGTACTCCCACTGATGGTATTATTGTGTTCTCATACTAAGGTTTGCATGTTAACACTTGCACCTTGATGATGATGCTGATTAGGAGGTATGATTCCAATAATGCAGAAGAACTGATGTATTTTTATGCATGTGAGAGTAGGCACATCAAAGTTGGCTTCTGCAGCTATATGAGCAGTACAAGGGATGTGAATCCTTTATCAGCTCTGTTTAAGCATCTTGAAGAGGGATGAGGTAGGGTAATATGGATTTATTTGCCTCAATTGAATGAGCATCACTAGAAATTAGAAGATGTTTTAGAATAGTATGGAATGCATTTGTTTTACTGCCATTTGAGAATGCAGGCACTGCCAAATTGGTCCCAAGCCCTACTTTGGATTAACCTTGTTTCAATGTCCCTTTCTTTCTATTGTCATTTGAGGATGCAGACACCTCAAAACAGTCCCAAAGCCTGCATGGGAATAAACTCGTTTAAAATCCCTTCTTTTCTATTGCCTTCTTCTCCTCCAACTAACTGCTTAAGAACCaatagaaaaaaattattagagTTTAATTATAGGAAGGCCTGCTTCTGGCTCATTTGCTGCCTCGCTGATGACTTTCTGCAGAAAAATGTGGTGTGTGATGCTtcttaaaaaaaacaaagcagGACAAGGAAAATAGAAATGGCATTTATAGGATTTGCATTACAATAATGCTTTCAGAATGGTAATTGAACTATTCCCCCATCACAAAATAAGCCTTTGAAGATTGTAGGTTGAATGTTGGTATAAGCCCCTCTGTACTGGCATTTACCtgacaaaatttccagaaatgtCCTGAAAGTGATGATCATTCAAACGGGAAAATGGAAATGGGCATATAAGCAGCTTAGTTTATTTGATATAATAATTAAAAGAGCTCAACAGAGATAACACAAGGTCCTTGAAATGTATTTGGGTAGAAAAGATACAACATTTTGGAATAACATTTAGCAATAGATATTGAATTGGATAAGCT
Protein-coding sequences here:
- the LOC113695732 gene encoding auxin-responsive protein IAA14-like, translating into MDLQLGLALSSIPDKGFDLNFSEIEASPVKNEECNIKKRNSVEAFEEKNADDHVPQTLALLVWDEQSNQGDDVDEPEISSVTTNNADRGFVGWPPINSWRKKICQQNRPGGFVNCVTVENGGGHAGGGVRGRNSMYVKVKMEGVGIARKVDLNLYHSYQTLLQTLVGMFGKCQQSVQSYQLIFQDKEGDWLLAEDVNWGNFITSVQRLKLLRKRD